ttgATATAGATGCGGAAGTTTTTAAACCTGTGTCTAAACCTACTACTAAATTGTAGAAGAAAtatgtttttgtgcctacctaccacctttgtggtgttgttggtcacaTTAGACCAAATTATTGTTTGTTGAGGCAAGAACCAAAGCCTATGACCAGAAACCTCtctaggaatactgatgttcctaaatttgttcttgtttgtcacttttgtggtgtctgtGGTCACATTCATCCTAActatcataaattgaaatttaaacaatctGTGTTTTCaagggtctaaacaaacaaacaatttgtGATGATATATCTTCTACTACAAGTCTagataaattgtttcatatacttttgaaaaatttaagcttgttggcttgtgaaaggaaattGTAGGATTTAGGTCTCTCTCAGAAGAAGTGTGCAATCCCTTAAATACACTTTGTTTCTCAAGgtttttcacctacaaagccaaaGACGCGTGTTGTATGGTGGAGAAAAGATTTTCTAAGATGAGTGTTGTttacttgtccctgatttaatcctttcaattatttgtggacatgttttcttttagtttttggcTGTTTTATTTCTtgggttatttttttattcaaaaacaaaatccaaaaacattgaaaattttcaaaaagacaaaaatattttattctgtgttttgttttatttttcttgaggattacatgaattataatatctctctcttgacttagaacatgcttgacattgtgggaAAATGTAGAAAGTGTGTGTTCCTTAACTAAGTGCATGAGATATCTCTAATTTTGTATGattatgtactagtttgtacatgtaatcatgggttaattaagaaattaatatttcttatttgtgtatCCTTTATGGCTTAGTTGAGCACTGTTTTTGAATTACATGTTGTCAAGAATtgcttttgcattttttatttagcaTCAGGTGTACTTTTTGGTTgtgatcaaaataaaaatttgaaaatccaaaaattatttttttgcatgCACATCACTTAGTGTGTGATTAAGTTTGGCCAATGAAATTTGCATTCATGactatgtaccttgcttagatTTGATGAGCTACTTTttgcactttgctagtttgtgCTATTTAGTACTTAATtgtgtgagttgtttatattctttaaacaaacgatcttgattttgatgtcacactcttttgattgtaaggactagaaaatcctagaAGAAAGGCATAagtaatcatctcaccactattactcgccaatcatgaacacctgcGCACAAATCATAAAAGCTATGCTCGGTAAGGTGTAACACTTGTACAACAAGATAAAACGaggtgttattttttataaataaataaaattgaattcagggtattttcttttctacctcctatatgcccatgcatgatatttTTGattgtgctaaaaaaaaaaaaaaatcaaagtgcttttacatgattgcaagcttgttttctaggagatgtgagagttatataatgtaactctttaggttatagtcactttcaaaccaatgtgattgatgatgtagaaaatttgtttgattaCTATCTACAATTCACCTTTTTTCTGTACTTTGTAcacttactagttgcacacactacgtGCAAATTGATGCTAAATACTGTATATAAGATTGTGTATGTTGTCTAATCTGGCTATCTTTAATTGCATATGAATTGATATGTAAatgcaaatttttgttttggttgggaattttgaataaaaatgagATTTTGACGTTTTagaagtttaaattttgtgattttaactTCTTGATtggttttgatattttcatctaagtggtatcatgtttttaaaacttttctgGATCATGTTCATATACATTGTGTCTTAAAAACTactttttaagttgtttttctgcataaaatttccaaatttttaagttttaaaatttttcactGCTTTGACCGATCGAAGTTTTCCCTTAACTGATCGAAATTATGAGCTTTTGTGTTCAAAACTCTTTGCCTGACTCAATCGATGCTTGATCGATGTTCGACCAatcaaaattggaaaattttcagtttttagtttcttgaCCGATCAGTGTTTTCATGCATCGTTTGTGATAGGTTCACATGCATTACACATATAGATTAGGACATGCATTACATTGTTTCCTTTATCTATCCTGCatttttgcagtcatatctctcataaATTGGTTTCATAAGCAACacgcatacactttgctaaattggatACTCagcttgatttaaaaattaattgattaagtttTGAGCTCTGTAgattttagtatatgctatttttcttGATGTGTGAACTGCTAAAAATTGgaaatatgtttttgaaagttatGGTGGATAataaatgtgcaaatattttctctacttttgagtatgatttgaattcaaattaccTTGATACATGAAAACACATTGCATGTGGAATTTTTATATCATTGAGATCTATATTGTATTTTGTATAATCTTAATTGATTGTGCCTGAAGTGTTTGCATGCATCTGTTTATGGATCACATAATGTCAAGATTGcatatattgaaagagagaatatttgtaTTCATGTGcatccttactttttttttgttttttaaagtttggtatgtgcttatttatttttcctacatTTTTCCCAAAGctatttttcccaaaacttgttttgtttttcctatttttatagggggagaaagctAGTTTTAAAACTTGTGCTATTCATAAGGAGAGTTATTGCTCTTCATAAGGGGAGTTGCCTTTATTTTCTATAGAACTTAATTCTTTTGTGTTGCCTTTATTTTCATAGGAGGAGTTGCCTTTATTTTCTATAGAGcttaattctctattttctcttgactTCTGTTGCATATTTGTTATTTATCTATCcttatttccacacatgtgtTGATGTGCTCTTTTGAGTGTTTCAAGAAAGACAAATACATTTCGATCAAGATCTTTTGCCTCATCTAGCAACTTTTAGGTTTGAAGTCTTAGATTGAAATTTGTGAtgtatttgggcattttattgtaattgagttgttcttgtatttgagcatttcattatgtatgtaagttttgtcatgaattgccaaagggggagattgttagattctaaaagtttagaataattggaaaatcatgaacacaaacttgtctagatatagatcttagagtctatagaatatattagacaatgctcaagttGATACAAGTTAAgtttcaagaacatacaagttgcaggttcaagaaaacaaaacttGCCAGGCTTGACCGATCGAGAAGACAGTTTGACCGATCGAACTGTGTTTCTGCAAATTTTAATTTCGGCCCATCAACCTATTAAGCCTattaagtgattagggtttcaaatctaTTTCACTAAGTATTTAGAGGAAACTCTAAGGCACGTTTTGAAGAGACTTTAAAGCTTCTcttttgagatctaaaaggtgTTGTGCCTTTTCCAGTAAAAGGCACTACCGAAAATTATTCTCATACCATTAGAACCGGTAGATCTAAAGTTGCTGCTACAAGATCACCTATTGATAATGATCTAAAGttttgagtgagatctcaaagtcacaaacgtgggtgtttgtgCTCAACAAATTTAGATAGAAGAGTCCGTAAATTCGGAGCTGCGTGTGGTCATATAAGTAAGTATTACAAGAGGTAGCtttaaatttagagaaaaatctACAGTAAAACTTCCTTTCTATATAGTGAATTTGTTGCCTTGAGGATTATTTAGATTAAATCCTCCTCAtgtttttttatcttaaaacTGATcgattttattggttttcttaGGTTATCATATCACATgtcttctttattattcctctatATGACTATATGTGATATAATTGTTTGTGTTTAACCTAAATCTGCATAATAAatctaagtaacaacttggttaattaattaggttaaacaatctaagtTTTCAGGGGGTCTAAATACACTAACAAGAAGATCATTGACAAATTATAGTGTGTTTTTGGGTGATTCTTTGGTGTCATGTAAATCAAATAAGCAAGGAGTAGTGTCTAGATCATCAACTGAGGCAGAATACATGGCCATGGCTACTGTGGCATGTGAAATAACTCGCGTACTGCAATTGATCAAAGATTTGAAGATTGATCATCCTAAAACTACTATGCTCTTTTGTGATAACCAGGCTACTCTACACATTGCAGCAAACCCTGTCTTTCACAAAGAACTAAGCACGTTGAAGTGGATTGCCATCTAgtgaaagataaaattttagaGGGTGCTATCAAGACCTTTCATGTTGCCAGCAATTCACAAGTTGCAGATATTTTCACCAAAGCTTTGGGAGTTCCAACTTTTACAAGATTAGTAGGGAAATTGGGTTTAATAGATATTTTCGTTCCAAAGCCTTTGAAGCCCTCAAGTTCTTGTTTATCATTGCAAGTCTCAGAACCTGAGGTTCAGGACTTGAGGGCGAGTGTTAAGAGATCAAATCTTGATGctttgaagaaaaggaaaggaaataaagaagaaacggCAATGTTGTTTAATGATAATGGGCAAACGACAGAGTTAAACTTAACGAAGTCACAAGATCAACACGTGCAGAAGCTAATACTAGAAATAGTTAAAAGAGTTTGACCACGTATCCTGATGTAATTGGTTCGGGTTTATTTGTGATAGTAGTTAGTTAGAATTTTTGGCGCCATTTCTGTTTCCTCTTTTGCCTTGCTCTACGTAGGTGTATGTATAGCAGAGTGGgagatatttatttttgtactctttctcatttttctttcaatttaatAAGAAGAATCCCATTCTATTTAGAGAGCTTGCTTTTTAACACCATCAAAAGGTTCTGtgataacaaaatttaaaagtcTATTAAGCTCGCCTGATAGCAAAATTCCCGCTGTTTGCAGGTTGTGCTCTTCATCTAACTTGGTCGTCTTTGACTCAATGTAATTACAATCGAAAGGAATTTCGAATACATGGaaatttactattaaaaatttGACTCGAGAATTAACGAACAGCAAATTATCCTAACAAGGACTATACTAAGTTTTATCATAGTTTCTTTTATGTATCCTTAAAGAAAATCCAATCCTCAGATTCTCTCCTGTTCTCTCCCATCAAAATAAGCATAAATCCTTTcgttctttttggtttttttttactgCATCTTGATCCCTTCTCTATTCTTTCCTTCCAAACAATCACACGTACGGTTACGTGTGTAAAGTGCTTTGGCATATTGATGCCCCTCTATAAATAACGCAAACTACCAATGGTTTTGCATAAAGAGGATTTCGACAAACCAAAATCTGAAGTCATGGAACCCAAGTCCAGCAACGAATTGGGTATGTTCTTTTTCCCTCTTGGCTCTTGTCTCTTGAAGGTTCTTTGACACTGATATTTtgtatcttatttattttatttcaatgttCATAAAAATAGATATATGTATTCTAATATCCTTTACTTTCTAGTGGACATTCAACTTGTTTGAAGAAAAAACCCTTCAAACtcctcttatatttttttttattaaatgtgaattttaaaaatttaacctTTAGGttgtattttctttatatttttagtatgcatgtcaaattttgttcaaatcagatgttattttttatgtataaatttatactacaaaaacttgaaatttaagcatttgatTGTTGACAAAATTATTGATCTtcgattttcttgaaattttataagtataaaggatataataaaaatatgtaattcaaccgttaaattttcaaaattcacattcaataaaaatatataagaaaagtttgaagagtttctctccaaactaaaactttttccttttctagcCTACTTCAGCTTGGAACTTTTGACAGCATAGGTCCaaagctaagaaaaaaaaatccaaaaattccaaaactcaTCCCAAACCCATGAAACAAATGCATAGTTCgtaggctttttttttatttttttattttttttattttttttatggaatttcCTAACTCCTCTTCTAAGAGAATAATCAAATAGAATATATAACTCTTATTTCTTGAATCTTTTGCAGCGGACATCACAATGAAAGAATATATTCATATAGTACCAAACCTCAGTTATACACCTATACATTAACATAAacattttgctttttttaaggGAAGCCTCATCACAGCTATAatttaacataatatttttttaatcgaAACTTCCTTTTGAAAACAATAATTTGAAATAGAATTCTAgacaaattacattttaattaTATCCTATTTTTTAGGGgtgatttcaaattaaaccttacaatttcaaaacttttggaCTTGAAGTTTAAGATTGTTAGAAATTAAACACTAATTTCATTAGATACAATGCAAATCCTATACTTTTAAAATCGTATCAATTTAAACcccaaatcaacccaaaaatcaaattgatataaatttaaatcccagaatttaatttgaaacaaaAGAAACTATAACCTTTAATTTGTAACAATCTTAATTACTAGGAAGCATGAACACAAACATAGACACGGGTACGGATACAAGTATGACACAATAATCCAAacaatttctgaaaaattataacatgacacATCAGGTATGACTCGAGTACAACACCAATACGACATGAGTACGATAAATCAAATAAAGTGTCTGTGCTTTCTAAATCTTAAATCctcaatgttattaatttttttaaattattttctctaaacttgTATATGTTAAGATGGGTTTATTAGTGGAAACTTGTTAAACGGATTAAAAAAGGTCTCTGGAAAAGTTTAATGCACTAGTGTGAAAGGGAAAAGTTTTAGTTTTATCACCGTATTTGGATGGATTCATTGTGCTTTCAAGGCTTTTTTTGTTTAGTGCCTTGATTTCCCCCCCTATTGTATGCATAGTTACACCAATTAtctattagcaaaaaaaataactacattttttattatagaatatataactaaaattaaaagtttagatTTCCAAAAGTTACACTTAGCCCCCTCtcaaaaattaagttaattcaaaaagagagaaaaaaaaattaatggcaaATAACCCACACGTATGGCATCCCTCCAtgcaatagaaaaagaaaaggttaataaatacctaaaataaaatgtttctatCATAATATAGATGTCAACCTCTTTAAAAAGTGTTGTCAACTTCAACCTATGGCTAATACGACAAAAGATTTTATCAGTTAAACTAACTAGAACTCACTACGcttgttatattttgttaataattcTAAAGTACTAAACATTCAATCTTCTTTTtcacatgtatatataaaaaaatttcttttgatacTTTGTCCCCCAATATTTTCTAGATTGTATCTAAATATTCCTAATGTTTGCAGCAATCACAAGAACAGCAAGACATTTTCGTCCAACTCATTTCTTACTTAAAATACAATCATACTCTTTATTGTGCGAGACTGGGGTGGAAAAATACGAGTCTGGTGTTTTTGAAGCTGGGGGGCACAAATGGTGGACTCTAATGCTTTACtctcaatattttttgttcaattaaaaatttaaaatacaaatgTTTGCCTCATCATCGTCTACTCAATCTTCTTTTGCAGGAGGTTGTCTCTCTATCCAAAAGGAAACAAGAAAATGAATGGGACTGATCACATCTCCCTTTATTTGTCAATAGTTGATACAGAAAAGTATTCTCTTGGTTGGGAGGTTTATGCCACCTTCAAATTGTTCGTGTTTGATCAGATACGGGACAAGTTCTTGACCATTCAAGGTTTGATcgttcatattatatatatatacataactTGCTCATGtacaatattactatttttataattttattttcaagataAACAAGGGTCATGTTAATGAGTTCTTCAGCCCTCAAGgtattataagttttttttattataattgatcGATTGTTTTTGGGGAGTTACACGCATTAGTTAGTTAGAGAAGTATTTgtgtatttgattttgttgcTTTCCAATGCAATGGGGCCCATTAATTCTCTCCTTAACCTATGCGCAAATACAAATGTTAAAAAAAGCCTAAAAACAATTTTgctattataataaattttataaccaTCTTCATAATTGGTTCATGTTAACGGGTATTTTTaggataattgttaataaaccatattaTGAAAGTTTTTAACACCGCTTtaatgggaaatataaaaaaaaactgtcagaaaaattaattacttcatCATTTTGCCacaaaatgattttaaaaataattcctaaaccAATGCCCTTAAGATATTCGTTAACATTTTCCTTCATAATTTGTTGAAGTGATAAATTGTGATTAGTATAACTTTACTTACACGTGTACTACCATTGACATCACATTTATTGTACATGAATCACAAAATGACACCACAACAATTGGAaaaattgttgggaaatttgTTATACTTATTAATAGACTTATGGTTTGTTATATATCTTGTAGATGCTGAAGGGACGATTAGAAGATTCCATGACATTAAGATGGAATGGGGCTTTGACAAATTTCTCCCTCTTGATTCTTTCAATGATCTTCCTAATGGATACCTTGTCAACGATTGTTGTGTATTTGGTGCTGAGGTTTTTGTTCATGAACGTAGTGCCAAACGAGACTATTTGTCCATGGTAAAAGAACCTTCTAACCGAATTATGACTTGGAAGATTGAAAACTTTTCAACACAACAAGATAAAGTACCCATTTATTCCCGCATATACGTTGTTGGAGATTTAAAATGGTAttgtctatttatttttatttttttataccatAGTATTCATTCCCGatgattattcttttttttttttttttttgagaaaaaacccGATGATTACTCTTAATCATTAGACCAAGTCACCAATTTGGTGTACGCGGGTTTAAACTCCTAATCTCTTATTCGACGATAAGAAACTTTATCAGTTGAACTGCCTAAAGACTTACTGCACTTTTATTGTCATAAAACGAAAGCTACCATTGCTAAATTTATCAAATATTATTTCTAACTCTTTTGATTGAATCTAGGAAACTACTGGTTTATCCCAAGGGAATTCATGACGGAGCAAACAAAGCCATTTCCGTCTTCCTCTACTCAGTTGATTGTGTTACACCAGACCTCAAAATTTTTGCAGAATTCAAGCTGCGGATAAAGGACCAAATCAACCATAAACATGcagaagaaaaaagtaaatgaattattttttacatttttatcttcttctttctcttggggAGAGAgaagggtgggggggggggggggggggggggggggggggggggggggggtgttgtcACTGCGTGTGTACTATATATgcttttttgttctctttttatttgctttcctctagtttaagctttttttaacaaatttcttACAGCTAAATACTGGTTCTCTGCCGCATTTAGCGACTGGGGTTTTTCGCAACTTTTGCTTCGAAAAGATCTTGACGATCCATCCAAGGGGTTTCTTGTTGAAGATACCTTGATTGTAGAAGCAGAAATTATGGTTATGTCTATTGCAAACTTGCAAAGTAGTTCTCGACATTTATCTCCGAGTTGCACTTGCGAAGACTAGAGAAGTATGATTGTCGCAGTTGTAAAGATGTCAATGTTAAGATACTTTAAATTTACCATGGTTATTTTAGAAGCGCATACtgtatttatatattatgaatGATCAATTTAATACACTCTATCTACagtattaaggaaaaaaaaaaaaagcattatcaTTCTAGTCCCTATTGAGTGTGATGCATAGGTTAGAGTTCAATTGGTGATCTCTACTATAATTCTTTTACTATATTACATATTACActgtttaataaatttttaaaccCAATATTCCATTGTACTCACTTTTGGAATATATCGTTGGGTTTACTTTATgcctagttttattttttctatatatatatatatatatatatatatatattgttttggcCCTTTTGGGTGGGGCTTAAATCTATTCATAAATAGAggtttgaaaaaataaaaatttcaaggaTATGTCCAATTGTCCGTGccctatatttttcttttacggattacttcaaaaaaaaaaaaaaaaaaaaaaaaagaaaaccccaaAGCaaaccatatttatttatttttataataagtcGATGTATTCTATAATTATTAACATAGAATgttcgggttgggtttgggttcgGATTCAAACCTCTTGCCTTTTGGGTTGGTTTCGGATCTCATCCAACCCGTCCAACCtggaatttaatttaattttttcttctattttttttataaaaattttattttgattttttacgaatatgttaaaaaaataaaataaaataagggagGGGGCTAAAGTCATACCAAGTATTGAACGGCAATGTAAACGAATTTTATTAGAGGTGTGCATAGGTtaggttgggtcgggttgaggaGATTTTTttacccaacccaccatggtgggtcaaaaaaaaattcaacccaacccaacccaacccatcacataagtccaacccaacccacatgggtcgggttgggtcaggttgaacccatggatttgacaaatttttttaattattattattaaattgagtaaaaaaaaatataaatattaatatattaaaaaaaacctaaagattagtatcaatgtaactccttaaaggcaaacaacactaatgactaaacaacaatagtaatttattaggatttgtgtgaactagttagcttttatataggataggaagaattggttatttaaaaaatttattaattagataatattatatatacatatatattaaattagtatttttcGGAGGAACTGAGGAAATGCTGCTCTagagctgattttttttttaaaaaaattattaaatatataatatatatttatatatatatatatatttatatttatatatatatatatatatataaatataaaagtgccctacaattgatttaaaaaaaattattgtaggGGGACAATTTTTGGAGCCCAAACCCCAATCGTGTGAAGTCTCGatccaaaaagcccaacacaatgaatttagTAGAGTATGGGTTTAAGAACTAAGGTTAGATAAGTTAGACAGAGGTTTGTATGGGATAAAGGTACACATGGACAAGAACAAAAACCATTACGTTGAAAAATCTcacagtccgaggagattcAAAGTCTAATTTATGTATACATACCAgcaaattagggtttctttgcATGCCACAGTATTCTTCCCTCTTTTTTCTATCTCCCCCCTTTCTTATGGGGGTTTCTATACATTATATAGACCCTTCCGTaccatctgggctttacacttgttgatcatccaagcctccacttgagcacccatcccatcagacacctctttcaatcctttgtgagttgcgatggccaaggcaacactattcaggggtcttctccacattaatgcggccaggaaggtagttgtagtgcattcaatgtggtaGTGACAGCTTTTGCTGAGATATTTGTGTTTCCATCCTTTTCACGTATTTAGGGGATGGGCTTCAGTGGTTTGGAAGTATCTTTGCTCCGGATTTTCAGTGTCcaaggaggaattcctcctcggacctttTTCTTTGCCTCTTGTGATAAGGCTTAAAACCTGGATCGCTGAGCCACGTTGCCTCCTCGGACgagcccaaggcccaactcattattttgggccgtaGCCCCcacaattattaaatataaaatatattttaaatatatattaaatataggtgggtcgggtcaggtttggcaggtttgtaattttatgacccaaacccaacccgacccgctataaaaaaatttttgtaacccaacccaacccaccaagccttaaaaaccgacccaacccgatggatcgggttgggttgggtcgggtttggcaggtcggtgggttttctgcacacccctaaatTTTATGTTGTGAACTCCTCGATGAGGTTACTGCAATCTACTGAAGCAATCAAAAAAGATTATCCCGATGAAGTCTGATTGCACTTGTGACTTGATTGCTCTTATTCATGGTGTATATCTCATTACAATTATTTTGTTCTATTCTAGCCAGGGCGGAGCTGCACTTAGCAATGGGGGGCCCATGgaccccccaaatttttttaaaaacttcataATAATGTATGCATAGTTTGCAATTGTTTAAAATATTAGATCTTAAAATCAATATTTGGCCCCTccaaaaaataagagttggcccTGCAAAAAAGAATTGAACAACTAATTGTTGGGttccaaaaaataattgataagAACAACAAACTATCCACGTTGTAACAGAAATAAttgttaatttcaaatttttaattttttcctctCTTAATTGGGAGTTTTGGTTGTTGAGTtcaaaaagtaagtttttaataaaataaattttctcttagagttatcttattttatttgggactaagtctttttgttgtttttgttaagtttcaaattgtttgtcaatacttaattagttagtcacaaaacattaaatgaaaaaaaaaaaaaaaaaaaaaaaaaaaaaaaaaactacactgAGGATATGTTACATTAGGGAGCGACAATACTTAAAAAGCAATTTTCTATTGTTAAGTTTCCAATTGTTTTTTAGTGCTTTATTTAGATTAAAAatgttgaatgaaaaaaaaatagaggataaTTTTATGTTAATGGGTAAAAATGTAGCTGTGCAAATGTATTTATGTATGAATATgtaattcccccccccccccccccaaaactaAAATTCCTAGCTATACCCCTAATTCTAGCTAGAAATTATAAACAAGGAACATGATATTatccttttattaaaaaaataaaaaaatttcatattatagaTTTCCCTCTTATTTCGTTTTTCAATTCTACACCTTGACCAAATCTAATGATTAATTTAAGACCCAAACATCTTTTAtgctttccatatatatatatatatatatttttttttttttcaaatcaagttttaatttaCACCTTAAAAAGAAATCTCTTGGCATTAATGATCCAAGTTTAATACACTAAAATCTGTATTAAACTTGAATTAGGAAACATGCAATTAACCCACCAATCAAAGCTAATTTGATTTCCTTACACATATGACCGAATTCAAGGAATTATCTTGCCTAATTTAACAAGCTATTAAGGAAATGGCAGAATATTAAAAGCGAGAACCTAAAGAATAGCACCTAAAGTactatacctaaattttgtccttatgAAAAATACTTACCGAGACTAAAAGGTTTCCATTTAGAAACACTATTAGTCAAGTGGTACTGTAGTACACATAGAAATGTAATAACAccctttaaaaattaatttttcaactaatttacgaatttatttgaaaagaaaatcgTCTaactatattattaattaattttcaaaaaatattattttaatattactatttatgaTCGAACACATTTATTCCAGtgtccaaaattaaaatttatgatccAACACAGTTATTAATTAAGTACCGAAACGTGCAGTAAATTTCGCCAAAAGCTTCACTTATATATACGTGGAAGAGCTCAAGCAGTAAAGGTGAAAAAGAAAGCAACATAAAACAATCGCACCAACAATATACACAAAGACAAAAGACATGAAACAATCGCACCAACAATATACACAAAGACAAAAGACATGGAGAAATATTCCTTCAAGTTGGCTTTCTCAATTGCACTCTTGGTTCTTGACTTCTTGGCTCTTGTAAAAGGGACAAAATGGCCTTATGccattttcacccaaattatatagccttatgcctccatttccaaactaattagggaaatgtcccttttttgtaactcaattttctcaaaatcgagttaa
This genomic stretch from Quercus robur chromosome 4, dhQueRobu3.1, whole genome shotgun sequence harbors:
- the LOC126723144 gene encoding ubiquitin C-terminal hydrolase 12-like isoform X1, producing MEPKSSNELAITRTARHFRPTHFLLKIQSYSLLCETGVEKYESGVFEAGGHKWRLSLYPKGNKKMNGTDHISLYLSIVDTEKYSLGWEVYATFKLFVFDQIRDKFLTIQDAEGTIRRFHDIKMEWGFDKFLPLDSFNDLPNGYLVNDCCVFGAEVFVHERSAKRDYLSMVKEPSNRIMTWKIENFSTQQDKVPIYSRIYVVGDLKWKLLVYPKGIHDGANKAISVFLYSVDCVTPDLKIFAEFKLRIKDQINHKHAEEKTKYWFSAAFSDWGFSQLLLRKDLDDPSKGFLVEDTLIVEAEIMVMSIANLQSSSRHLSPSCTCED